TATTGAAATTCTCGGGATGATCGGCGAAGGCCTCGGACACCGAGGAGTACTTCCACAATCCCTGACCAGAACCTAGTCGCCAGAACTCATTGCCATGCTTGTGCACGGCGTGCGGGAAGTCAACTGGCCAAAGAGGCGAGTGACCCACCTGGAGGACGATATCCTGCCAGGTGCCGTTCTGGGTGCGGATGATCAGGTCGTCATCGCGAGGCCTCGGGAGAATTTACGTTATACAATAGAGGGTGGTACGCCGAGCGGTCCGAAGGGTATTTTTTCTTCCCACTCAAAGTAAATTCCCAGGTCGAGTTGGCTTTGCCTAGGTAGAGGACATGCATTGTGTCGCCGTCGCCAGTGAAGGGAGCCTTGGGAGGCCAGGGAGGAAGATCAAGTTTGTCCAGAAAGACGATCCCGTCCCAGGTCGGCCAGGCATTGTAGTCGAAAAAAGGCTGTGAGATTGTGGTGACGCTAAACCAATCAGGAGGCCGATGAGCGTCTAGGTTGCTGTTTTTGTATTGTAAGATCCCAAAAGCTGATATCATTTACAAATAGCCACCGTCAGGCACGCGGATGGAATAGTCCATGGGATCGAGCTGGACTAGGGCTGAGTATCGCTCCCCGGCCCAAATGAGGAACGTCTCTGCCCGGCGTGGTTCGATATAATGGCCATCAACCTCATAGATCCACATCTCGTGCTCGTCGATCGTGGGCTGCAGGGTTTTGAACGTCGAGCCTCCAATCCAGTTGATACTGACCCATCGATCGCGGGCATAAGCTGGCATTCCAGACGCCTCATCTATTGTCCTGCAAGGCTCCTCTCGGAGtgcggagaagatcctgTTCCTCCTGCCCGACGGCTCAGGGTCAGCCACCTCATATGCATCACTGCCGCGTATTGCGGCCAAAGTCGCCGTCATTGCTCTCAACTCGCCGTTCCTTAAGAACGATGTCGACGTGCACTGCACCGTCGACGAGCTTGTCGGAAGCTATCTGAAAGAGATCCGCACCCGCCAGCCCACCGGGCCCTACCACCTCGCCGGCTGGTCTGCGGGCGGGATTCTGGCGTACCGAGCCGCTCAGATTCTTCTTGCCCGTGGGGAACAGGTTCCCTGCTTAGTCTTGCTCGATGCGCCTCCACCGATGGGACTGGGGACGCTTCCACAGCATTTCTTCGATCATTGCGACGCAATGGGCATCTTCGGCCAGGAGGGCAAGGCTCCGGAATGGCTTATACCACATTTCAAGAAGACCAATGCCATTCTCAGTGGATACTATGCGACGCCCTTTGTGGCTGGCCAGGGCCCCGACAGGACAGGAATCATCTGGGCAAGTCAGAGCGTCTTTGATAGTAAAGGATGTGCTCGACCGGCGCCGCGCCCTGAGGACACGGAGGATATGAAGTTCCTCACTGAGGCACGGACTGATTTCTCGGCGGGGATTTGGGGGTCCTTGTTCCCTGGAGCTGAGGTGGTTGTGGATAAGGCCGACGGGGCAAATCATTTCTCCATGATGGTGAGGGCATCAGTACTTTGATTTGCGGTTGACCATGTAACTGATGACATCTTTTACTAACACTGGCATAGCAAGAGGGGAAATATGCACGCCAGGTAGCGGCGTTCATAGGCCAGCTTTTATCAGGGTAAGCAATGATGGACAGTATGATCGttatatataatattctAGATTTATGCTTGGTCACTTCTGGTCAAATATTTATCTTCATGTGATAGAAAATTCTTTCATTCCACTTGGCCGTCATGATAGCCACAGGCCCACAGTCCAGATAAAATTTAAGACTAAATATATGGATATCAAGGAAAGGAACATATCCCTTGCTCCCCGATTCGGCTCCTCTTTGGCTGCATGCATGCCAGGGAGGCCGGAGCAGGGTGTACTTACTGCACGGCAACAAAAGGGTGATCCAGATGCTGCGGGATCGAGGTGCCGAGTCTAGATCGAAGACAAGGATCTCAACGCTCCTTAGCGTCCCAACCTGTGTAGCAATAGTTATCTTCAATTTATATTCGGCGTCGCGGCGCTGTTAGCAGAAGGGAGTCATGGGTGCCCTAAGGGATGCCCTCGACTCATAGATAGAACCGCAGGGCTACCGCATTCATGAAGGCAACGTTAGCGCCTTTGTCATTCTCGTTTCATGCATGCCTTATGCCTCCTCTAGGCTAGTTGGCTCCGTCTTTCGGACCACCAGCTAACAGCTCTCACCATCTTCAATCAATGACTTTTGATTATGCTATTATTGGGACTTGCACGGCTGGAATCCCCGTTGGCAGCTTGCTGGGAATCTAAGATTAGTTCCAGCGCGAAGGATGCATGTCGTTTTGGATGCTCGCCAATAACGGGCGAGTAGGTACGTATCCCGTGCAAGCTCACCTCGCTCAGTCCAATCACGCACCCGCTCCCCGACCTCAGGGGGGCACTGTTGACCTACTAAAGCAAACGAAGGGCAATGGCGCTTGGTACTaaaaacaagaaagacaTGTGAGCATCTTGGGAGTCTGCCTTATCATCAGGGGGCGCCCAGTCCTACCACCAGACTTTACCTTGGCCACGGCGTACTCTACTCCCATAAGATCTGAATCGACAAATTAACTTCCATCCCTCTTGTGCAATGTCAGGGCAAAAAAACCAGTTGGAGTCTTCAGCCGCCCGTGATCTCGTCAGACAAATTTCGAAACAACATGGCTACCTGGGGGAAGACGTTCTTAGCCGGATGGACCCAGATATTCGGCgggaagtcgaagaagcatTGCTGAAAAAGGATGCGATGATAGGGTCTTCGGTGATAACGTATGATCCGCTCCTCATGAATGCCAGCAGCTTTCTAACGGGTTTGTCGATCCCACAGTCTTGCGAAGAACTTATACAACAGCACCGCTCGCTTCGTCTTCGAACTCCTTCAGAATGTTGACGACAACTCATACAACGTGGCGAGGTCTAGGTCCGCCGACCCATTTGTTTCTTTTTGCGTCGACAACCGACGGATAATTGTTGAGTGCAATGAAGACGGGTTTACCCACGAGAACTTGGTGGCTATTTGCAACGTTGGAAAAAGCTCCAAGACGGGTGCTCAGGGGTATATCGGGGAGAAGGGGATCGGGTTCAAGTCTGTATTCATGGTGGCTTGGAAAGTTCATATCCAGTCGCGCGATCTATCCTTCTCGTTTCGACATAACGTGGGAGACTCCGGGATGGGTATGATCTCTCCCATCTGGGAGGAAAGTGAAGAAGTGTTACCCCGTCCTCTGACACGGATTACTTTGTATCTTCATGAGACTGGGTCGGCCGCAGACCTGGCTACCCAGCGGGAAACCACCCTTCAACAGTTTCGGGAGCTGAAGGCTGCGTTCTTGCTGTTCATGAAGAACCTACGAAGAATTGAGGTCAAACTCTGTGGCAGCCTTGATAAGGAGATCTCACGGACAACCTTCTCAATGCGGTGCGAGGACGAAGGTCGAGTCGCactgaagcaggagatcgTGCAGGATGGGGACCTGCAGGAATGCACCCAATACTACCACACGACAAAACTCACGGCGTCGAACATACCGAGGAGCGAGAACCGAGAATATACGGATGTAGAGCTGGCGACGAAAGCCTATTCGGAAACGAACATCATTCTGGCATTTCCCTTGACACGCGATTCCGTGCCTATCATCGAAAAACACGAAGTCTTTGCGTTTCTGCCAATACGAAACATGGGCCTGCCAGTGAGTAGCCCGTCTTGCACCGGCATGTTTTCTAACCTCGTTCCTAGTTCCTAATTCAAGCCGACTTTGTGACCGATGCAAGCAGGCAAGATATTGTCAGGTCGTCCGCTCGCAATCTAAAACTTCTTACAGCCATTGCCCAGGCATTTATTCAGGCGGTCAAACAGTTTTGCACCCACACCAGCCTGGCTTACCAGTGGATGAGATATCTGCCGGATTTTGAATGGGGCTCTCAAGACCGATATTGGAAAGCATTGCCTGGCGAGATTCGCCGCCAGCTCCAACTAACTGACACGATGTGGACAAGGAGCCACCTCAACATGCGTTGCATTGCAGACGTGCGATTGCTGCCCAGTAGCATGTGCGATAAGTATGGAAAGCCATTGCTTCCAGACCTAGACACGGAACAGTATCTGTCGCCTCACTATGCACTCAAAGACTTGAACTCTTTAAGAGACTACGGCCTCCAGCTGATGAACAGGCACGAATTTGTTGACAGGCTGCAGCAAGATATCAAGAGTGACTCTTCATTGATGCGAAATCCCAACACCAACGAAGACTGGCATTCCGCTGTGGCGAAATATCTTATGGGGGTGTTGGGGCCTAAGAACCCCAAAACGGCCGAGAAGATAAAGAAGATTAAGCTCATCCCGTTAATGGGAGGGCATTGGAGAAGCTCTTCGGCCCTTGATAGATTTCCGGTATATTTTACCCGGGCGCAAGGGCATGCTATTCCGACTGATGGGATATTCGACTTGATTGCGCCCAGTGCAGAAATCAATCCAGATCGAAAACAGCTGTTTGTTCTGCTGGGCGTTCAGGAGGCTTCGGTGCGCGACATTCGCCGGGAAATCATACATCGAGGCGCGTCATGGGCTCATGGACTTGAAACCTCCCAGTCTTATTTGCAGTTTCTTTATCTTACTGCTCATCTGGATCGAGAGCACGACCAGCCAAGTACCTATTCTCTATTAAAGCTCATGGACAACGCCTATAGGATCAAGTCGTGCAAACAGGGGGTATGGTACTTTCCTGACAAGGAACCATATAGCCCCCAAAAGCTGCTTGCTCGATTCGATCCAACACCATCAATCCTTCATCCGCACTATATGCGTGATTGTCCAGAGAAGCCGGAAGAGGAAACCCGGTCATGGAGGGCGTGGCTCAGCGAAATGTTTGGTATCCGTAACGTGGTCCCGCTGACTTGCAACGGACAGTTGAGTGAGGAATGCCTCTACGTAGCCAGATCTTGTCAAGAGAAATTCCTACCGTTTCTCTTGAAGTACTGGCAGTTTGACGGGGCAACCATTGCGAACAATCCAGACCTTGTCAAGGCGTTGCTGAGGATTGAGGTTCTGTGCGAGAGCGGCAGGGCCTATCCACTCGGTATAACGTACGTGCGTGCTCCTCAGGTCGACTCAGTTGATCAGTTCTTACGGGAGGGCGAATTCTTCCCATGGCTGAAGCTTGACCCTTCCGCCGAGGTGGCAGGATTCTCCAACATACGAGTCCTGACATCAGCACTAGGATTCGGGAGCCCCAAGTCCGAGCTTGAGTTCTATCTTACTATTTTGCAGTTTATTTCCGATGCGAACAGGGGAGGGAAGGAAGTGCTGGGCGCTTCCCGCATTTTTGATCTCTACAGACGAATCGAGACCAGGTACCATGAGTCTGTGACTCTGGAAATCTCCCGTGAAATGATTGTGTATGTCTACTGCACGTTGTTAACCCATGCCACTTTCTAAGATGCGCCACAGATCAGCATTTCAGGCGAAGCCCCTGATTTATGTTCCCGAACCCGCGCGTGAGTATGCTAGCTGGGCGTCCCCTCATGAATGCTTGTGGGAGGCCCCTGGATATATGCTATCCTCCTACCCTTTAAGGTCGCGGTATCACGATATCGCGCAGGGAAAAGATTTGGGGGGCCTATTTCACGATATTCTAGGAATACCAGATGCTGGAGTTGACGACTTCCTACTTGAGCTGGAGTGGAGGAAGGATTCCACTGATGTGGAATATGACCTGGTTTATGACTTATATCAGGAGCTTAATGCGAGACGGCCGGGGATGGATGACAAGACCGTGAAAAAGATCCGGTAAGCTAATTGCATGCCTGAATCGTATTGATCTGTCTAATGCGTGACACCAAGGAAACGATTCGAAAAGGACCAACTCATATATTACAAGTCGGATGATGAGAGGATGTGGTACAGACCATCCGAGTGTCTATGGTCACCTGTGACAGACATCAAGGGAATGATCGCACTGAATGACGCATATGAAGACCTTGTTGATTTCTTCACTGAGCTCATCGGTGTCCGGACGTTAACTCTCCAGATGGTTCACGATAAACTCGTGGAACAAGGAAGCGGAGGATTGCCGGCGGCAGAAGTCAAACAAACAATTTGGCTATTCAATTCGTATATGCAGAAGGAGAGCGATCTTCCAGCCCCGAGGGAGGTTCTAACGGCCAAGGTATTCCCAGTCAGATATCCAACTGGAAGTGTTGAATTGTGCAGCTCCGCCGTCGACTTCTCTGTAGCAGACCGCCGGCACCTGTTCGATTCGTTTTCCCAAAAAGCCAAACTGCTTGACTTCAACGTCAATGATATAGCACGCCTAGAGCCATTTCTCCAGTGGACCGGGCTCGACAGGCGGTATCTATCGACTTCGATAAAGGAGATCTCCACGGTGTGGGGCGATTCCCACACGTTTTTGACTTCATCGTGCCGCAACATTGCTCGAAAGGCTTACGGGTTGCTCCGGTACGTCGCTCGTAAGAGATAGTAACTGCACAAAGAAGCTAATCAATCCGAAGGATTGCCGTTCATTTTAGGAGTCCGCGGCTCAAAGCTGGCGAGCAACCTCTCTATGCGATGTTGAGGAACATCCGCATCTGCGAAACAGATGGACTTAGTTCCGAGTTGCATCTCAACCAAGACGGAAAGGATATCATGGTGGAAATCAGCCAGAGTGAGCTCCATTTCCACGAATGTGAATCAGGGCTTACAATCTACGTACCGCGTGACGAACAAGCGCAGTATCTGTGCTTTTTGGACAGGATTCCCCAAGCTCTGATGGAATGGATTATGACTGAGCCATCGACCGGTATCTGCGAGCCATCCACCGATAAGGCTCTAGACGTTCTATCAAAGGTGCTACAGGCAGAGCCAAAGTACACGAGCATGACCCTTGACCGAGCTGGTATTATGTCGGTCGAGACGCCAGAAGAAATGGCAGCTGGCCAGGTCGCCGAAAATACCGAGGATGAGCTTACTGAACGGCATACCGAAGGACATGACTGGATCGACGATGCTCCCTCGACCGGGGTCTTTATTAGATCGGCTCGCAGCGAATCATCTGTCACCCTAACTGACGAATTCGCCTCTGCCCCCTATGCCAGACCCTCCAGTCCTTCACGAGGATTGAGCTGGACACCACTTACTCCACGTGGTGTGCCTAGTGACGCAAGCTACTTATCCCGGGGATCTGCTCAACCAATTGACGTGGCCTATGCTGCCATTCTTCGCCGTGTTGTTACTGCCGCTAGAACAACTACATTCCCAAGTAAAGGGGCTTTTAACATGACAGCCCTAAGCGACTCTCTAGGCCCTGGCAACGAACCCTTCCAGCTGCGCGCCATCGATAAGCTTTCCCGAGATAAGCTCATCGGCGCAGCTGGAGAACTATTCGTAAGTAGCTGAGTTCACCTCATATCACCAACAAAACGGCATAACAAGTCGATATAGGTCTTCGAAACACTGTGTTGTCTCAACCCGTCCCTTCCTCATTTCGGCCGTGATAACTGGCAAAGCACCATTCGGAACCATGTCAAACTCCACGACGATTACACCGACCTTGAGCCTTGGAATGGTCGAGAGACGGCTGACATCACCTACTCCGACAGGCAAGGGATTCTCACTGCCTTACTCATCAATAAGGGGTATTTAGATGCCACATGGGCCGGAGCGAGACCGGATTATTTTCTAGAAGTCAAGACTACGACGTCCTCTTGGGAGACCCCGTTCTACATGAGCAAGTATCAATATGAAAGGGTGTGTTAGTCTGAACTGTCTAATAAAGCTTGCCAGCTGACTCGGGTCGGAGTAGATGCAAACCATGCAGGATGTTGGCGCTCACCCTAATAATCAGGCATCTGTGTATGTGATATTTAGGGTGTATAACCTGGGCCGGGATGCAGTCGGGATGAAGGTATATGTTAATCCAGGGCAAATGCAGGCGAGAGGCGCGCTGGTGTTTGTGACCGAGACGTGGTCTGTAGTTCCGGGGTCAGTGTTAGGGATGACTATCTGAACAGAAGTTTCAATATCCCAATCATGCGTTTGCTCACTACATACTCGATGTTACACATAGTCGTTCTGCTGCTCGTTAACCAGACTGTTGCTGCTTGATCCATGCTAAAGTGCTCTCAATCTCTCCCACTTTTCCAACGCCTGCACATAGCGAGACCGCTGCCTTTCCAGCCTGGCGCGAATACGAATATCTGTTTCGTCTTCCCCGGCCACGCTATTCAGTTCCTCGTCATTCAAGTTTGCAAAGGTCTTGACAGAGACAGTGAGCATGGGGCATTTCGGTCCCAGCACATGCCGCTCGACAACTTGCATCGCGACATTGTCAATGAATCGGTACAGCGCAATTTTGTAGTACGACTCCAGCCTTGCACGGACAAAAAGCACCTGGCTCAGCAAAGTCGAGATAAACCGTTGTTGATGGCCCCCGCGGATGGTGTTGGGGGTCCCCTCACTCTCCCCATTCGGTGCCATTGTCGACTTCTTCCCGAGCAAGATTTCGCCGCGTTGTTTATCTGCCGCTATCGTCTCCGAGATCAGCAGGGGATGGCGAGTGACGAGCGGCCGGGCTTGGTTATCCTTGATGAGTTCCAAGAGAGCCGCATCTGCATCTCGGTTCCACTCTTCCAGCGTCTTCGCAACAACGCGACTCACTTCAAGCCGCACTTTGCTATTGGGTATGGCTATCCTCGCAAGGACATCGTGGCAGTCCTTTACGAGGTCCTTCACGTCTTCCACAAAGCTTCGAGCGATCCTCTCCCAATGGGTGGTCAGCTTGCGGAACATCCTCTCCTCCACATCGGGGTGAATGCTCCCGGGGAGGCTGCGCCCCTCGCTGATCTTGGCTTCCTTGTATATCTCGGAATATATACCGGGGGCGTTCATGACCTTGTCTTCCCACTCTTCCGGATTCATCGAGCTGAGTATTTCCAGGTCGTGCTGGTAGCTCGAAAAGAGAATGGGCATGTTATCTAAATCCACCATCTCTTCATAGAACCGATCAAGACGACGTTGCACTCGGTATCGGAGCATGATCCGCGGATCCTCGGAGGGTATGTCATGGTATTGGCCTATCAAACTCGCATTGGCCATCTTCTGCATTTCATTGCAGAATTGGAAGATGAAGTATCGCTGGGCTTTGGGGCTATCACGGGCCTCTCCCATTCTGCCCAGGTCGGACTCGCAATCGTGAAGTTTCCGACGAATTTCCGCGATGATCTGGGGCAGGCCTGACTGAATTTGGGCCCGCCGCTCCTTGTCGACGTACTTGATCAACGAGTGTATGCCTGTCCTGTCTTTCCCCACTCCCTCCCAAGCCGGCTGGGCGAACTCCTTTATCTCTCGTTCGTCGCGTTCGGCGTCTGTGATGTGGGCTTCGGCGGGGATTCTATTCCGCAATCCGAACCAGCCGTGGTCGAGATGAGGGACAGTAGGCAAATCATTCTGCAGGAGCTTGACCATCTAGGATAAGGGAGTAGTTAGCACCATAACGGACCTAGAAATGCCCGAGCGGTTATGCATACCCAATCGTCGGAGCCTTCCTGCTTGCGATCGCATTTTGTGAGCACGCCAATGCACCGGCTTTCCAGGCCCGGTATGTCTTCAATCAATTCGAAAGTCTTGTGCCGCTCCACGTCCACATTGTCGATGACCACCCTGGACCTCAGTTGTTAGCTTGGTAATTGACCCCGGATCTCGTCTGGCTCAGTACAAAACGATATTCCGCTCGTTCGCCAGGTAGCTCCGAGCTAGTTCCCAGGCAAC
The Aspergillus fumigatus Af293 chromosome 4, whole genome shotgun sequence DNA segment above includes these coding regions:
- a CDS encoding thioesterase domain-containing protein translates to GIPDASSIVLQGSSRSAEKILFLLPDGSGSATSYASLPRIAAKVAVIALNSPFLKNDVDVHCTVDELVGSYLKEIRTRQPTGPYHLAGWSAGGILAYRAAQILLARGEQVPCLVLLDAPPPMGLGTLPQHFFDHCDAMGIFGQEGKAPEWLIPHFKKTNAILSGYYATPFVAGQGPDRTGIIWASQSVFDSKGCARPAPRPEDTEDMKFLTEARTDFSAGIWGSLFPGAEVVVDKADGANHFSMMQEGKYARQVAAFIGQLLSG
- a CDS encoding putative dynamin family GTPase — encoded protein: MGKRVRHFVGVESSEQLAFIDELQELGLSSTIDLPELVVVGDQSTGKSSVLQAITEVSFPVKDTMCTRFPIQISFRQTSVSNQYPVKATIVPGRLSENDEALVLRAQDFIIEREELTSEVMEEIIEQATECIIGARQPGKQLSLSDATLRIERSGPDEMHWTIVDLPGLIRKGQKSKKRNGVSEEEALAQPNAAVAWELARSYLANERNIVLVVIDNVDVERHKTFELIEDIPGLESRCIGVLTKCDRKQEGSDDWMVKLLQNDLPTVPHLDHGWFGLRNRIPAEAHITDAERDEREIKEFAQPAWEGVGKDRTGIHSLIKYVDKERRAQIQSGLPQIIAEIRRKLHDCESDLGRMGEARDSPKAQRYFIFQFCNEMQKMANASLIGQYHDIPSEDPRIMLRYRVQRRLDRFYEEMVDLDNMPILFSSYQHDLEILSSMNPEEWEDKVMNAPGIYSEIYKEAKISEGRSLPGSIHPDVEERMFRKLTTHWERIARSFVEDVKDLVKDCHDVLARIAIPNSKVRLEVSRVVAKTLEEWNRDADAALLELIKDNQARPLVTRHPLLISETIAADKQRGEILLGKKSTMAPNGESEGTPNTIRGGHQQRFISTLLSQVLFVRARLESYYKIALYRFIDNVAMQVVERHVLGPKCPMLTVSVKTFANLNDEELNSVAGEDETDIRIRARLERQRSRYVQALEKWERLRAL